A stretch of the Gracilinanus agilis isolate LMUSP501 chromosome 4, AgileGrace, whole genome shotgun sequence genome encodes the following:
- the NHLH1 gene encoding helix-loop-helix protein 1, protein MMLNSDPMELDLPPTHSETESGFSDCGGGVGSDRTGPGGPGGGQARGPEMGEPGRKDLQHLSREERRRRRRATAKYRTAHATRERIRVEAFNLAFAELRKLLPTLPPDKKLSKIEILRLAICYISYLNHVLDV, encoded by the coding sequence ATGATGCTTAATTCAGACCCTATGGAGCTGGACCTGCCTCCCACCCATTCAGAGACAGAGTCAGGTTTCAGTGACTGTGGGGGAGGTGTGGGTTCGGACAGGACAGGACCTGGAGGTCCTGGGGGAGGCCAAGCCAGGGGCCCTGAGATGGGAGAGCCTGGTCGGAAGGACCTGCAGCACCTGAGCCGGGAGGAAAGGCGGCGAAGGCGGCGGGCCACAGCCAAGTATCGCACTGCCCATGCCACTAGGGAACGGATTAGAGTGGAGGCCTTCAACCTAGCCTTTGCTGAGCTTCGCAAGctgctgcccaccttaccccccgACAAGAAGCTCTCCAAGATTGAAATCTTACGCCTGGCCATCTGCTATATTTCCTACCTGAACCACGTCCTGGATGTCTGA